A genomic region of Pelodiscus sinensis isolate JC-2024 chromosome 1, ASM4963464v1, whole genome shotgun sequence contains the following coding sequences:
- the USF3 gene encoding basic helix-loop-helix domain-containing protein USF3 isoform X1 — protein sequence MPEMTENETPMKKQHRKKNRETHNAVERHRKKKINAGINRIGELIPCSPALKQSKNMILDQAFKYITEMKRQNDELLLNGGNNEQAEEIKKLRKQLDELQKENGRYIELLKANDICLYDDPTIHWKGNLKSAKVSVVIPSDQVQKNIIVYSNGSQPGGNNQGASVQGITFNVGHNLQKQTANVVPVQRTCNLVTPVTISGVYPTENKPWSQTTVSPLASNQPVPAEDMLELSTSENEQGMLTSATASSQNASQSQTEQELQCSSSSTPQNEQSVSKIKSGQECTKLMKKPTMHGISISSNTTIEASQVQQVNVTSSSLQESRSDFQESVVVSATDTTCTPSVRFSIVDSFPSVNSLKSTDLSSAGVPVTSAVEAVKAVTAISTLPASPLDNCWSFSGSSGVGTSDLKNVSSLTRIPSAGITQTTWTTLQLAGNTVQPLPQTPSSVMTALLNEPVNGAGTIPSTHNRHLAPSIGLNTSVPGDGQAVEQVVVTLPSCPSVPVQPLMTQPQVKTGNVFPLNSAMQVIQMAQTIGSAVTAVPANQNVIILQPPNTTPCPPVVRAEVPSQPVSQQIVIIQAANQNSLPLLSAQTPGSLRVPVNGASPIVSSSSSVQNASVPQTFGGKHLVHILPRPPPLPSSSATQTFSVTMSNQQHPQTISLNGQLFALQPVMSSSGASNQAPMQIIQPTTSEDPNTNVALNTFGALANLNQSISQMAGQSCLQLSLSQPANPTTAPSSQIAPINCVSLPTSAASSIATESSTLLSSASDSINTSPKKSSASLPSNMKSKRTNKKPSTKKHLAANSKTSCPMNPCTDAGKLDCTNVEVTAEHSNSEGLLENMPVVSEALAVSQANSVAAPTDVNVSDCQSKETLSSEQMVSLPELSSAEVPSSSPLESVMSEQFVLVPSSSKDSTALLQNNPLSDSVVPKSPRSCVTTSIPMSSATDAHVTVSQVSGASAPQNSVTTGHASEAESISETCSVGQESSIEMQTTDLLEGQGLTKMLSDLTKERTAVLKPSFSLQMEHSDFPSENSKSVKSNVDLPEKQELLLMNTEGDTLTQHHSCIPDQEVVSGSLVGSRQADSPLSTSSGSSRGFSVASMLPDTTREDVTSSTSTNTCNSCTFSEQTDIVALAARAIFDQENLEKSGGEMQINLRDGASKSAEVAPSESEQQPFKPQAAKANLGQLEAAPNKFHAQDPVQTNIDRAVENSDCSVGVETSNTVQISTSQSPNVTSLSVNNLIHQSRIIHPLVSCSGLSQPSEPAAVPATVSLSISSSSYVNQSPGSAMMAEYAQDQLSAIRANTMQPPQMQEPHLKQQNHESRKDSAKRAVQEDLLLSTAKRQKQCQTTPIRLEGMALMNRTPDAIAEQTQMLVSQIPPNSSNSVVSVSNQGHTDGLNRLFPSNNNFVTSALRQTEVQCSSQPSISEQQGQHLQSLQHVSSVQGISHLHSNHPYLKQHQAGQLRERHHLYQLQHHVPHAESSVHSQSHGVHQQRAMQQEVQMQKKRSLVQGTQASQLSLQQKHHGNDQTRQKSGQPHPHHQQIQQQMQQHFGASQPEKNCENPSTSRNHHNHPQSHLNQDIMHHQQQDVGNRQQGSGVSSEHVSGHNQMQRLLTSRGLEQQMVSQPSIVTRPSDMTCAPHRQERNRVSSYSAEALIGKTPSNSEQRIGISLQGTRAPDQLEMRSYLDVSRNKGLVIHNMQNRISVDHVVGSDVQRLSDCQTFKPNGASQQPTGNFDVQASRNSEIGNTVSSLRGMQSQAFRISHNTGPPIERQKRLSYQPVQGIPTGNALPPRDNENTCHQSFMQSLLAPHLGDQVSGSQRSLSEHQRNTQCSVSSTIEYNCPPSRENVHIRRDSDGQNRESCDMSMGTINTRNSSLNIPFSSSSSSGDIQGRNTSPNISAQKSNPMRMTDSHATKSHMNTPVSSNMHGVVRPALPHPAISHGNAEQGQPSVRQPNSSVTQRSRHPLQDNGGSKIRQPERNRSGNQRHGNVFDPSLPHLPLSTGGSMILGRQQSAIEKRGSIVRFMSDGPQVSNDNAAADQHALSQNFGFPFIPEGSMNPPINANTSFIPPVTQPSATRTPALIPVDPQNTLPSFYPPYSPAHPTLSNDISIPYFPNQMFPNPSTEKPTSGGLNNRFGSILSPPRPVGFAQPSFPLLPDMPPMHMTNTSHLSNFNLTSLFPEIATALPPDGSAMSPLLSIANTSVSDSSKQSSNRPAHNISHILGHDCSSAV from the coding sequence CTGAAGAGATAAAAAAGCTCCGGAAACAGTTGGATGAACTCCAGAAGGAAAATGGGCGATACATAGAATTATTGAAAGCAAATGACATTTGCCTGTACGATGATCCCACAATTCACTGGAAAGGGAATCTCAAAAGTGCAAAGGTCTCTGTTGTTATTCCTAGTGATCAGGTTCAAAAGAACATCATTGTCTATTCAAATGGGAGTCAGCCTGGTGGAAATAACCAAGGGGCATCTGTCCAGGGAATTACTTTTAATGTTGGTCATAACTTACAGAAGCAAACCGCCAATGTTGTACCAGTTCAGAGAACTTGCAACCTAGTGACTCCTGTGACCATTTCTGGTGTTTACCCCACAGAAAACAAGCCATGGTCTCAGACCACAGTTTCTCCATTGGCATCCAATCAGCCAGTTCCTGCTGAGGATATGCTTGAGCTTTCCACCTCGGAGAATGAGCAGGGCATGCTTACCTCTGCTACTGCAAGCTCACAGAATGCTTCTCAGTCTCAGACAGAACAAGAATTACAGTGTTCCTCCAGTAGCACACCACAGAATGAACAAAGTGTTTCCAAAATTAAAAGTGGACAAGAATGCACCAAGTTAATGAAAAAACCCACCATGCATGGCATCAGCATTTCCTCTAACACCACCATAGAGGCCTCTCAAGTTCAACAGGTGAATGTAACTTCTTCAAGCTTACAGGAGTCTAGGAGTGACTTTCAAGAAAGTGTTGTCGTTTCAGCCACTGATACCACTTGTACCCCATCTGTGAGATTCTCCATTGTTGATAGCTTCCCTTCAGTAAACAGCCTCAAAAGTACCGACTTAAGTAGTGCAGGAGTTCCTGTGACTTCTGCAGTAGAAGCTGTTAAGGCTGTAACAGCAATAAGCACACTGCCTGCTAGTCCACTAGACAATTGTTGGTCTTTTTCCGGCTCTTCAGGTGTTGGCACTTCTGATTTGAAAAACGTGAGTAGCCTTACACGGATTCCTTCAGCTGGAATCACACAAACTACATGGACTACTTTGCAGCTAGCAGGAAACACTGTTCAGCCACTACCCCAGACACCATCCAGTGTTATGACTGCATTGTTAAACGAACCAGTTAATGGTGCTGGTACCATACCTTCCACCCATAACAGACATTTGGCTCCAAGCATTGGTTTGAACACTTCTGTGCCTGGAGATGGGCAGGCAGTTGAACAAGTTGTTGTTACCTTGCCCTCTTGCCCATCTGTTCCTGTTCAGCCATTAATGACTCAACCACAAGTTAAAACAGGAAACGTTTTCCCTTTGAATTCAGCTATGCAGGTAATTCAGATGGCTCAGACAATTGGGTCAGCTGTTACTGCAGTACCAGCTAATCAGAATGTCATAATTCTCCAACCTCCTAACACTACTCCATGTCCCCCTGTGGTGAGAGCTGAAGTCCCCAGCCAGCCAGTTAGTCAGCAGATTGTAATTATACAAGCAGCTAATCAGAattctcttcctctcctctctgCCCAGACCCCTGGTTCTCTCAGAGTTCCTGTGAATGGAGCCAGTCCAATAGTGAGCTCTAGCAGTTCTGTGCAAAATGCCTCTGTGCCACAAACTTTTGGAGGGAAGCATCTTGTCCATATATTACCAAGACCACCACCTTTACCATCTTCTAGCGCTACACAAACTTTTTCAGTTACAATGTCAAATCAACAACATCCTCAAACTATTTCTTTGAATGGGCAGCTGTTTGCATTGCAACCTGTGATGTCCTCATCTGGAGCGTCAAATCAAGCTCCTATGCAAATTATTCAACCTACCACTAGCGAAGATCCGAACACCAATGTTGCCCTCAACACATTTGGTGCTTTAGCTAACCTCAATCAGAGCATATCACAAATGGCTGGACAAAGCTGTTTACAGCTGTCCCTTAGTCAGCCTGCTAATCCAACAACTGCCCCCAGCAGCCAAATTGCCCCAATTAACTGTGTTTCATTACCaacttctgctgcatcttcaatAGCTACTGAAAGTTCAACATTGTTATCCAGTGCTTCTGATTCTATAAACACTTCTCCAAAAAAATCTTCTGCCAGTTTGCCATCAAACATGAAAtcaaaaagaacaaacaaaaagccaAGTACTAAAAAACATTTAGCAGCCAACAGCAAAACATCATGTCCAATGAATCCTTGCACAGATGCAGGGAAGCTGGATTGCACTAATGTGGAAGTTACAGCAGAGCATTCAAATAGTGAAGGATTGCTTGAAAACATGCCCGTAGTATCAGAAGCCTTAGCTGTATCACAAGCCAACAGCGTGGCAGCCCCGACTGATGTAAACGTTTCTGACTGTCAGTCCAAAGAGACTCTGAGCTCTGAGCAGATGGTGAGTTTACCAGAGCTGAGTTCAGCAGAGGTACCAAGTTCATCACCGCTAGAATCTGTGATGTCAGAACAGTTTGTGCTGGTTCCATCAAGTTCCAAAGATTCCActgctcttctgcagaataaCCCATTATCTGACTCTGTGGTGCCAAAATCTCCCAGATCATGTGTTACTACCAGCATCCCAATGTCCTCTGCCACTGATGCACACGTGACAGTTTCTCAGGTTTCTGGGGCGTCGGCACCGCAAAACAGTGTAACGACAGGCCATGCTTCTGAGGCAGAAAGCATTTCAGAGACCTGCAGTGTTGGGCAAGAATCATCAATTGAGATGCAAACCACAGACTTATTAGAGGGGCAAGGTCTAACCAAAATGCTGTCTGATCTTACTAAAGAAAGAACAGCGGTGCTAAAACCCTCCTTTTCTCTTCAGATGGAGCATTCTGACTTTCCCTCTGAAAATTCTAAATCAGTAAAATCAAATGTTGATTTGCCTGAGAAGCAGGAACTTTTGTTAATGAACACTGAAGGTGACACTCTCACGCAACATCATTCCTGCATTCCTGATCAAGAGGTTGTTAGCGGTTCTCTTGTTGGTAGCAGGCAAGCGGACTCTCCGCTGTCAACTAGCTCTGGGAGCAGTCGTGGCTTCTCAGTTGCATCCATGTTGCCAGACACAACTAGGGAAGATGTTACCAGCAGCACATCAACAAACACATGCAACAGTTGCACTTTTTCAGAGCAAACTGATATTGTAGCTCTTGCCGCAAGAGCTATTTTTGACCAGGAAAACCTTGAGAAAAGTGGAGGGGAAATGCAAATTAATTTAAGGGATGGTGCTTCTAAATCTGCTGAAGTTGCACCTTCGGAAAGTGAGCAGCAACCTTTTAAACCACAAGCAGCTAAAGCTAATCTAGGACAGTTGGAAGCAGCACCAAACAAATTCCATGCTCAGGATCCAGTGCAAACAAATATTGATAGAGCCGTTGAAAACTCAGACTGCTCTGTAGGAGTGGAAACCTCAAATACTGTACAGATTTCAACTTCCCAGTCACCAAATGTAACCAGTTTAAGTGTAAATAATCTCATACATCAAAGCCGCATCATCCACCCCCTTGTAAGTTGCTCAGGTTTATCCCAGCCTTCAGAGCCAGCAGCTGTTCCTGCCACAGTGAGTCTGTCCATATCCTCTAGTTCCTACGTCAATCAGTCTCCAGGATCAGCTATGATGGCTGAATATGCTCAAGATCAATTGAGTGCTATTAGGGCAAACACGATGCAGCCCCCACAGATGCAAGAACCACACTTAAAGCAGCAAAACCATGAAAGTCGCAAAGACTCTGCTAAACGTGCTGTCCAAGAGGACCTTCTGCTTTCTACAGCAAAGAGGCAGAAGCAGTGTCAGACAACGCCTATCAGACTTGAAGGCATGGCATTGATGAACCGAACACCAGACGCGATTGCTGAGCAAACTCAAATGTTGGTTAGTCAGATCCCTCCTAATTCATCCAATTCAGTTGTGTCAGTGAGCAATCAAGGGCACACGGATGGTCTTAATAGATTATTCCCATCCAACAACAACTTTGTGACATCTGCTTTGAGGCAAACTGAAGTTCAGTGCAGTTCTCAGCCATCCATTTCAGAGCAGCAAGGTCAGCATTTGCAATCTCTACAACATGTGTCATCTGTTCAAGGCATATCTCATCTTCACAGTAACCACCCATACTTAAAGCAACATCAGGCTGGGCAGTTGAGAGAGAGGCATCACTTATATCAGCTGCAGCACCATGTTCCTCATGCAGAGAGCTCAGTCCATTCTCAATCCCACGGTGTCCACCAACAGAGAGCAATGCAGCAAGAGGTGCAAATGCAAAAGAAACGAAGCCTTGTCCAGGGAACCCAAGCCAGCCAACTTTCTTTACAGCAGAAGCATCATGGAAATGATCAAACTCGGCAGAAAAGTGGACAGCCTCATCCCCACCACCAGCAAATACAacagcagatgcagcagcactTTGGAGCTTCCCAGCCAGAAAAGAACTGTGAAAACCCTTCAACAAGTAGAAACCATCATAACCATCCTCAGAGCCATCTAAATCAGGATATTATGCATCATCAGCAACAGGATGTTGGCAACAGACAGCAAGGCTCAGGAGTTTCATCCGAACATGTATCTGGACATAATCAAATGCAGAGACTTCTGACCTCCAGGGGCTTAGAGCAACAAATGGTGTCCCAGCCAAGTATTGTAACCAGGCCATCAGATATgacctgtgccccacacagacaagAAAGAAACAGAGTTTCTAGTTATTCTGCAGAGGCGCTTATTGGGAAGACACCTTCTAATTCAGAACAGAGAATAGGAATATCCCTTCAAGGCACTAGGGCCCCAGACCAGCTGGAAATGAGAAGTTACCTTGATGTTTCTAGGAATAAAGGTTTGGTAATTCATAACATGCAGAATCGTATATCTGTAGACCATGTGGTTGGCTCAGATGTTCAACGGCTTTCTGATTGTCAGACATTCAAACCAAATGGGGCCAGCCAACAGCCAACAGGCAATTTTGATGTACAAGCCTCAAGAAATAGTGAAATTGGTAACACTGTATCATCCCTCAGGGGCATGCAATCACAAGCTTTTCGAATCAGTCATAATACTGGGCCACCCATAGAGAGACAAAAGAGATTGTCCTATCAACCTGTTCAGGGTATTCCCACGGGAAATGCTCTTCCACCAAGGGACAATGAAAATACATGCCACCAAAGTTTTATGCAAAGTTTACTTGCCCCTCATCTTGGAGATCAAGTTAGTGGAAGCCAAAGATCACTTTCAGAACATCAGAGAAATACACAGTGCAGTGTATCCTCCACAATCGAATATAATTGTCCCCCATCACGGGAGAATGTCCACATTCGAAGGGATAGTGACGGTCAGAACAGAGAAAGCTGTGACATGTCTATGGGCACAATTAATACTAGGAATAGTTCTTTAAATATTCCTTTTTCAAGTTCTTCTTCCTCAGGAGATATTCAGGGTCGAAACACAAGCCCAAATATTTCTGCACAGAAATCCAATCCCATGAGAATGACTGACAGTCATGCAACCAAGAGCCACATGAATACACCTGTTTCTAGCAACATGCATGGAGTTGTCCggccagctctcccccaccctgctatCTCTCATGGGAATGCTGAGCAAGGGCAGCCATCTGTTCGTCAGCCAAATTCTTCAGTTACTCAACGATCGAGACATCCTCTGCAGGATAATGGTGGTTCTAAAATCCGTCAGCCTGAAAGGAATCGATCTGGCAATCAAAGACATGGAAATGTATTTGACCCTAGTCTACCCCATCTTCCCCTGTCTACCGGTGGCAGTATGATCCTTGGGCGCCAACAATCTGCAATAGAAAAAAGAGGCAGCATTGTCCGTTTTATGTCTGATGGCCCTCAAGTGTCTAATGATAATGCAGCTGCTGACCAGCATGCTTTGTCTCAAAATTTTGGATTCCCTTTTATTCCAGAGGGTAGTATGAATCCACCAATAAATGCCAATACTTCTTTCATTCCACCAGTTACTCAGCCCAGTGCCACTCGAACACCAGCTCTAATTCCAGTAGATCCTCAAAATACACTGCCATCTTTCTATCCGCCTTATTCTCCTGCTCATCCTACTCTGTCCAATGACATTTCAATCCCTTACTTTCCCAATCAAATGTTTCCTAATCCAAGTACAGAGAAGCCCACTAGCGGAGGTTTAAACAATCGATTTGGATCCATTTTATCTCCTCCCAGACCAGTTGGTTTTGCTCAGCCAAGTTTTCCTCTCCTCCCAGATATGCCACCAATGCACATGACCAATACGTCACACTTATCCAATTTTAACTTAACATCTTTGTTTCCAGAAATAGCCACAGCTCTTCCTCCAGATGGTTCTGCAATGTCTCCTTTGCTTTCAATAGCAAACACGTCAGTTTCAGATTCTTCCAAGCAATCCTCAAACCGACCTGCCCACAACATAAGCCATATTCTAGGTCATGATTGTAGTTCAGCTGTATGA